A genomic window from Lotus japonicus ecotype B-129 chromosome 1, LjGifu_v1.2 includes:
- the LOC130732167 gene encoding alkane hydroxylase MAH1-like, which yields MAMIECFTVFVTIFFFISIHNRRNRDVLLPNWPIIGMLPAVWRNVSDIHDFITLVLKHHGGTLRFQGPWFTDTNFIFTSDPANVNHITSKNFGNYGKGPNFHDIFEVLGNGIINSDSHDWKQQRAMLHSMFQKKSFEIFLQQTIEKKVENCLLPILTQISKVGATVDLQDIFERFTFDTTSTTLFGFDPHCLPSRFQELSEIACEKSLPILEDAIFYRHITPTFIWKLQKWLQIGLERNFNVAQKNLDQFLHQCIAYSKREDQQSEGVVEETDFHLLKSLIKEGSGNGKVSDKFLRDTAINLLAAGNGTLAAGLSWLFWLVSTHPIVEGKIIQEIKDNCLIQEDNCLDLDKLVYLHGAVCEALRLFTPVPFEHKYVINHDTLPSGHHVGPNTKILYILYSMGRMEQIWGDDYLEFKPERWISEKGHSIHMPSSKFITFNAGPRSCLGKGITFIMLKMVAAAIIPKFRIQVMEDHPITPRLSVVMGMRYGLKVQVTKRCT from the coding sequence ATGGCCATGATAGAATGTTTTACAGTATTTGtaaccattttcttcttcatttccatCCACAATAGACGCAATAGAGATGTACTTCTCCCAAATTGGCCAATCATTGGTATGCTACCAGCAGTTTGGCGTAATGTGTCAGATATCCATGATTTTATAACTTTGGTCTTGAAACATCATGGAGGCACTCTAAGGTTTCAAGGACCATGGTTCACAGACACCAACTTTATCTTCACCAGCGATCCCGCGAATGTCAACCACATCACAAGCAAGAATTTTGGAAACTACGGGAAAGGCCCCAATTTCCATGACATCTTTGAAGTTCTTGGAAATGGTATTATTAATTCAGATTCTCATGATTGGAAACAGCAGAGGGCAATGCTTCACTCAATGTTCCAAAAGAAAAGCTTTGAGATCTTCCTTCAACAAACCATTGAGAAGAAGGTGGAGAATTGCCTACTACCAATTTTAACTCAAATATCCAAAGTAGGAGCCACTGTGGACTTACAAGATATCTTTGAGAGGTTCACCTTTGACACCACCAGCACCACTCTATTTGGATTTGATCCTCATTGCCTCCCTAGCAGGTTCCAAGAGCTCTCAGAGATTGCTTGTGAAAAATCTTTGCCTATTCTGGAAGATGCAATATTCTACAGGCACATCACTCCAACATTTATATGGAAGCTGCAAAAATGGCTGCAAATTGGTCTAGAGAGAAATTTCAATGTAGCCCaaaaaaatcttgaccaattcTTGCATCAATGTATAGCGTATTCCAAACGTGAAGATCAGCAGAGTGAAGGAGTAGTGGAGGAAACAGATTTTCACTTGTTAAAATCTCTAATCAAGGAAGGAAGTGGAAATGGGAAAGTGAGTGACAAGTTTCTAAGAGACACTGCTATTAACCTCTTGGCAGCAGGAAATGGCACACTCGCTGCAGGTCTAAGTTGGCTTTTTTGGCTTGTCTCAACTCATCCAATTGTGGAAGGTAAAATTATTCAAGAGATTAAAGATAATTGTCTAATCCAAGAAGATAATTGTCTCGACCTTGATAAGCTAGTTTACCTCCATGGAGCTGTCTGTGAAGCCTTGAGGCTTTTTACTCCTGTACCTTTTGAGCACAAGTATGTAATCAACCATGATACGCTCCCAAGTGGGCACCATGTTGGTCCAAATACGAAGATATTGTACATCTTGTATTCAATGGGAAGGATGGAACAAATATGGGGAGATGACTACTTGGAATTTAAGCCTGAGAGATGGATATCAGAGAAAGGGCACAGTATACACATGCCATCTAGTAAGTTCATAACTTTCAATGCAGGGCCTAGAAGTTGTTTGGGTAAAGGCATTACCTTCATTATGTTAAAGATGGTTGCAGCTGCTATAATACCCAAATTTCGCATACAAGTTATGGAAGATCATCCTATAACCCCAAGGCTTTCTGTAGTTATGGGTATGAGATATGGCTTGAAGGTTCAAGTTACTAAAAGATGCACATGA